From the Manihot esculenta cultivar AM560-2 chromosome 3, M.esculenta_v8, whole genome shotgun sequence genome, one window contains:
- the LOC110610931 gene encoding uncharacterized protein LOC110610931 isoform X2, with protein MASSSKPIPFIEENYGLAFHQSMQQLVDEIHKETLNLSHFINVFYRLMQSKVDPPIETIWIYSALSFRSRKKANQDLSDHILIVKELFQLISRCSGPCSASKSIALLAPVVFQVYNLVVELLGKDLGARRVKKAAKEAKSLIGEIIGYVSVCCGKDVSKESDSNLSVSFLDLASLWIDGNDGLKGFLPLTSDEIYKEISVGGSTVANLAGVVISEVFLLKLCLDLRIGNRGEALEKELRSWIVGSITGLQSFYFFETLVRMLLEPALPVTSLLGS; from the exons ATGGCCTCGTCTTCGAAACCCATTCCTTTTATCGAGGAAAATTATGGGCTCGCATTCCACCAATCAATGCAACAACTCGTAGATGAAATACACAAAGAAACATTAAATTTGTCTCATTTCATCAATGTATTCTACCGATTAATGCAATCGAAAGTTGATCCTCCTATAGAAACGATCTGGATCTACTCTGCTTTGTCCTTCAGGAGCCGAAAAAAAGCAAACCAGGATCTTTCAGATCATATTCTGATTGTAAAGGAACTGTTTCAACTTATTTCGAGATGCTCAGGTCCGTGTAGTGCTTCGAAAAGCATAGCATTGCTAGCTCCTGTTGTTTTCCAAGTTTATAATTTGGTTGTTGAGTTATTGGGCAAAGATTTGGGAGCTAGGAGAGTGAAGAAAGCTGCTAAGGAGGCCAAGTCTTTGATTGGGGAGATTATTGGATATGTAAGTGTGTGTTGTGGTAAGGATGTCAGTAAGGAAAGTGATTCAAATTTGAGTGTATCGTTTTTAGATTTGGCTAGTCTCTGGATTGATGGGAACGACGGCTTGAAGGGTTTTTTACCTCTCACGAGTGATGAGATATATAAAGAGATTAGTGTTGGAGGGTCAACAGTTGCAAACTTGGCTGGAGTTGTTATTTCTGAGGTTTTCTTGTTGAAGCTATGCTTGGATTTACGAATAGGGAATCGAGGGGAAGCGCTGGAGAAGGAACTGAGAAGTTGGATTGTTGGCTCAATAACTGGGTTACAGAGCTTCTACTTCTTCG AGACTCTTGTGAGGATGCTGTTGGAGCCAGCCTTGCCTGTGACTTCACTATTG
- the LOC110610931 gene encoding uncharacterized protein LOC110610931 isoform X3, translated as MASSSKPIPFIEENYGLAFHQSMQQLVDEIHKETLNLSHFINVFYRLMQSKVDPPIETIWIYSALSFRSRKKANQDLSDHILIVKELFQLISRCSGPCSASKSIALLAPVVFQVYNLVVELLGKDLGARRVKKAAKEAKSLIGEIIGYVSVCCGKDVSKESDSNLSVSFLDLASLWIDGNDGLKGFLPLTSDEIYKEISVGGSTVANLAGVVISEVFLLKLCLDLRIGNRGEALEKELRSWIVGSITGLQSFYFFETLVRMLLEPALPVTSLLVS; from the exons ATGGCCTCGTCTTCGAAACCCATTCCTTTTATCGAGGAAAATTATGGGCTCGCATTCCACCAATCAATGCAACAACTCGTAGATGAAATACACAAAGAAACATTAAATTTGTCTCATTTCATCAATGTATTCTACCGATTAATGCAATCGAAAGTTGATCCTCCTATAGAAACGATCTGGATCTACTCTGCTTTGTCCTTCAGGAGCCGAAAAAAAGCAAACCAGGATCTTTCAGATCATATTCTGATTGTAAAGGAACTGTTTCAACTTATTTCGAGATGCTCAGGTCCGTGTAGTGCTTCGAAAAGCATAGCATTGCTAGCTCCTGTTGTTTTCCAAGTTTATAATTTGGTTGTTGAGTTATTGGGCAAAGATTTGGGAGCTAGGAGAGTGAAGAAAGCTGCTAAGGAGGCCAAGTCTTTGATTGGGGAGATTATTGGATATGTAAGTGTGTGTTGTGGTAAGGATGTCAGTAAGGAAAGTGATTCAAATTTGAGTGTATCGTTTTTAGATTTGGCTAGTCTCTGGATTGATGGGAACGACGGCTTGAAGGGTTTTTTACCTCTCACGAGTGATGAGATATATAAAGAGATTAGTGTTGGAGGGTCAACAGTTGCAAACTTGGCTGGAGTTGTTATTTCTGAGGTTTTCTTGTTGAAGCTATGCTTGGATTTACGAATAGGGAATCGAGGGGAAGCGCTGGAGAAGGAACTGAGAAGTTGGATTGTTGGCTCAATAACTGGGTTACAGAGCTTCTACTTCTTCG AGACTCTTGTGAGGATGCTGTTGGAGCCAGCCTTGCCTGTGACTTCACTATTG
- the LOC110608311 gene encoding DNA repair protein recA homolog 3, mitochondrial-like, with product MVCMDGLTDDIKKPSRMRQFHSPSHSIKLYSNYVLILNNNEHALDSSLAQAIGVNTENLLLSQPDCGEQALSLVDMLIRSGSVDVVVVDSVAALVPKSELDGEMGDAHMAMQARLMSQALRKLSHSLSLSQTILIFINQVRSKISTFGGFGGPTEVTCGGNALKFYASVRLNIRRVGFIKKGEETTGSQVQVKIVKNKLAPPFKTVQFELEFGKGICRESELIELGVKHKYLVRAGSFYNYNGQSFRGKEALKRFLAENDVAREELMMQLRQKLLDVGSSKDEGAEDGEPVEEIVSPDSTDEEAVTAVEA from the exons ATGGTCTGTATGGATGGACTTACTGATGATATTAAGAAGCCTTCTCGGATGCGACAATTTCATTCTCCTTCACATTCAATCAAACTCTACTCCAATTATGTCTTGAT attaaataataatgagCACGCACTTGACTCATCACTAGCTCAGGCCATTGGAGTAAATACTGAAAACTTGCTTCTATCACAACCTGATTGTGGTGAACAAGCTCTCAGCCTGGTGGACATGCTTATAAGGAGTGGTTCTGTGGATGTTGTGGTTGTTGACAGT GTAGCTGCCCTTGTGCCTAAAAGTGAGCTTGATGGTGAGATGGGCGACGCTCACATGGCAATGCAAGCTAGATTGATGAGCCAGGCGCTGCGCAAATTGAGCCATTCTTTATCGCTGTCACAGACAATATTGATCTTTATAAATCAA GTGAGGTCAAAGATTAGTACATTTGGAGGATTTGGTGGGCCAACTGAAGTAACTTGTGGTGGTAATGCTTTGAAGTTCTATGCTTCAGTGCGCTTGAACATAAGAAGGGTGGGGTTTATAAAGAAGGGGGAAGAG ACTACTGGAAGTCAAGTTCAAGTGAAAATTGTAAAGAATAAACTTGCCCCCCCATTTAAAACAGTCCAATTTGAACTTGAATTTGGAAAGGGAATATGTCGAGAATCAGAGCTCATAGAATTGGGGGTAAAACACAAATACCTTGTCAGGGCTGGTTCGTTTTACAATTACAATGGTCAGAGTTTCCGCGGGAAGGAAGCCCTTAAACGCTTTCTAGCAGAAAATGATGTTGCTCGGGAAGAACTTATGATGCAACTCAGGCAGAAGCTACTTGATGTCGGCTCAAGTAAGGACGAGGGAGCAGAGGATGGAGAACCTGTAGAAGAAATTGTTTCACCTGATTCTACAGATGAAGAAGCTGTTACTGCAGTAGAAGCATAG